A genome region from Helicobacter jaachi includes the following:
- the speA gene encoding arginine decarboxylase gives MVDYGINFWSNNDFIIQDGKVKVNHKHKPALIDIVQDVREKGYKGPLLLRFPHLIKNQVDKVFKAFEKAIKEYSYKGSFKAVFPLKVNQMPHFILPLMEQSKDKCYGLEAGSKTELILAMAYTNKHSPITVNGFKDKEMISLGFIAANMGHNITLTIEGLNELETIIEVAKEQGEPYPNIGLRIRLHSTGIGIWAKSGGINAKFGLTSTELLEAINMLEKEHLLHKFTMIHFHIGSQISDISPLKKALREAGNIYAELRKKGAKNLQCVNIGGGLAVEYTQHEGKNNCNYTLSEFSGDVVFSLREIAKNKKEPEPDIFIESGRYIAANHAVLIAPVLELFSQEYDEKALKLKKHNPMLIEELFDLYNSVVEKNAIEYLHDSLDHMESLLTLFDLGYIDLQDRSNTEVLVHLIIKKVIKLLKHKNYNEILRIQEQVQERYLLNCSFFQSLPDYWGLAQSFPVMPLDRLNRRPNRSASLWDITCDSDGEIAFNATQPLFLHDVDVTKEEYFLAFFLVGAYQEVLGMRHNLFTHPTEFSVVFDDELNKGYELCNLIEAQTILDVLDDLDYDTKDIERRLRQHIEENQELDSEGKKEMLGRLYIMLSENGYLRTIATKGD, from the coding sequence ATGGTGGATTATGGAATTAACTTTTGGAGCAATAATGACTTTATTATCCAAGATGGTAAGGTCAAAGTCAATCACAAGCACAAGCCAGCCCTTATTGATATTGTCCAAGATGTGCGTGAGAAAGGCTACAAAGGACCGCTTTTATTACGCTTCCCGCATTTAATTAAAAATCAAGTGGATAAAGTATTTAAAGCCTTTGAAAAAGCTATCAAAGAATACTCCTACAAAGGCTCATTCAAAGCCGTTTTCCCTCTCAAAGTCAATCAAATGCCTCATTTTATCCTGCCGCTTATGGAGCAAAGCAAGGATAAATGCTATGGTTTAGAAGCGGGCAGCAAGACAGAGCTTATCTTAGCTATGGCTTATACGAATAAACATTCGCCTATTACTGTGAATGGTTTTAAGGATAAAGAGATGATATCCTTAGGCTTTATCGCGGCAAATATGGGGCATAATATTACGCTTACCATTGAAGGGCTAAATGAGCTAGAGACGATTATTGAAGTGGCAAAGGAGCAGGGCGAGCCATATCCTAATATCGGACTAAGAATCCGCCTGCACAGCACGGGCATTGGCATTTGGGCAAAAAGCGGTGGGATAAATGCTAAATTTGGGCTTACTAGCACGGAGCTACTAGAGGCGATAAATATGCTTGAAAAGGAGCATTTGCTGCATAAATTTACGATGATTCATTTTCATATTGGCAGTCAAATTAGCGACATTTCACCACTAAAAAAGGCATTAAGAGAGGCGGGCAATATTTATGCAGAGCTTCGCAAAAAGGGCGCTAAAAACTTGCAGTGTGTCAATATCGGCGGCGGATTAGCTGTAGAATACACCCAGCATGAGGGTAAAAATAATTGCAACTACACACTAAGCGAATTTAGCGGCGATGTGGTCTTTTCCCTGCGTGAAATTGCTAAGAATAAAAAAGAGCCAGAGCCTGATATATTTATAGAATCTGGACGATACATCGCGGCAAATCACGCCGTTTTAATCGCGCCCGTGCTAGAGCTATTCTCTCAAGAATATGATGAAAAGGCTTTAAAGCTTAAAAAGCACAATCCTATGCTTATTGAGGAGCTTTTTGATTTGTATAATAGTGTGGTTGAGAAAAATGCTATCGAATACCTGCACGATAGCCTTGACCATATGGAATCTTTGCTCACGCTTTTTGATTTGGGCTATATTGACTTGCAAGATAGGAGCAATACTGAAGTATTGGTGCATTTAATCATCAAAAAAGTCATTAAATTGCTAAAACATAAAAATTATAATGAAATTTTGCGCATTCAAGAGCAAGTCCAAGAGCGATATTTGCTTAATTGCAGCTTTTTCCAAAGCCTGCCTGATTATTGGGGATTAGCCCAAAGTTTCCCTGTAATGCCCCTTGATAGGCTTAATCGCCGCCCTAATCGTAGCGCGAGTTTATGGGATATTACTTGTGATTCTGATGGAGAGATTGCCTTTAATGCCACGCAGCCGCTATTTTTGCATGATGTTGATGTAACAAAAGAGGAATATTTTCTAGCCTTTTTCTTAGTTGGCGCGTATCAAGAAGTGCTAGGCATGCGGCATAATCTTTTTACTCACCCCACAGAATTTAGCGTAGTCTTTGATGATGAATTAAATAAAGGCTATGAGTTATGCAATCTCATTGAAGCCCAAACGATTTTAGATGTGCTAGATGATTTAGATTATGACACAAAAGACATCGAGCGGCGTCTAAGGCAGCATATTGAGGAAAATCAAGAGCTTGATAGCGAGGGTAAGAAAGAAATGCTAGGGCGATTGTATATTATGCTAAGCGAAAATGGCTATTTGCGCACTATCGCCACTAAGGGAGATTAG
- a CDS encoding ATP-grasp domain-containing protein, with protein MLYNNLKKGIYILHENPEWIPPFRAAFERAGVEFGEIILTSGSIDLDSIDSIESSPLSGVFWSRLSASSHTRGNAHSKEYGRALLSALESRNIESKAQNPVRVVNASHVLELEVSKVRQHLALKNAGFIVPRTIAVFGKGDLLSAAERISQGGKEPFITKHNQGGKGLGVRRFESLSEFGEYIESSEFEPPADDITLLQEYVRARAMFITRLEFIGGRFFYAVRVDTSGGAFELCPADACNIEDIKPQLAGAACEIGSNDKFSLREDINADTPLVVRLEGFLRAQNIDIAGIEFMEDTQGRQVVYDINTNTNYNSAVENALRSQGKPCAADRVVEFLTNELHKL; from the coding sequence ATGTTGTATAACAATCTTAAAAAAGGTATTTATATCCTGCATGAAAATCCTGAGTGGATACCGCCATTTCGTGCGGCGTTTGAGCGCGCGGGCGTGGAGTTTGGCGAGATTATTTTGACTAGTGGTAGCATTGATTTAGATTCTATAGATTCTATAGAATCTAGTCCGCTTAGCGGCGTGTTTTGGAGTAGGCTTAGTGCGTCTAGCCATACGCGTGGGAATGCGCACTCTAAGGAGTATGGGCGCGCCCTGCTTAGCGCGCTAGAATCTAGAAATATAGAATCTAAAGCGCAAAACCCCGTGCGCGTGGTAAATGCAAGCCATGTCCTAGAGCTAGAAGTAAGCAAAGTGCGCCAGCATTTAGCCTTGAAAAACGCCGGATTTATCGTGCCACGCACTATCGCAGTCTTTGGGAAAGGCGACTTGCTAAGTGCGGCAGAGCGTATTTCACAAGGGGGCAAAGAGCCCTTTATCACAAAGCATAATCAAGGCGGCAAAGGCTTAGGCGTGCGGCGTTTTGAGAGTTTGAGCGAGTTTGGCGAATATATAGAATCTAGCGAGTTTGAGCCGCCAGCTGATGACATCACGTTGCTGCAGGAGTATGTGCGCGCGCGTGCTATGTTTATCACGCGCCTTGAGTTTATCGGTGGGCGGTTTTTTTACGCGGTGCGCGTGGATACGAGTGGTGGGGCGTTTGAGCTATGCCCTGCTGATGCGTGCAATATTGAGGATATAAAGCCGCAGCTTGCAGGCGCGGCGTGCGAGATAGGTAGCAATGATAAGTTTAGTTTGCGAGAGGATATTAACGCGGATACGCCGCTAGTGGTGCGCTTGGAGGGTTTTTTAAGGGCGCAAAATATCGATATTGCCGGCATTGAGTTTATGGAAGATACGCAAGGTAGGCAGGTGGTGTATGATATTAACACAAACACAAACTACAATAGCGCGGTAGAAAACGCCTTGCGCTCTCAGGGGAAGCCTTGCGCGGCTGATAGGGTGGTGGAGTTTTTGACAAATGAACTCCATAAGCTTTAA
- a CDS encoding LLM class flavin-dependent oxidoreductase, with translation MAEKMQFGYWTPVFGSWLRNVDDDSTQCSWEYCRDLALRAEALGYALTLVPELYLNDIKGHSAPVLDAWAVANGLAAITSKIEILAALRPQYHQVAITAKQIATIAEISNYRFSINMVSAWWEEEARQYGISFDAHDDRYTLTREYTDVLRGFWRDTPFSYKGKYFHFENAYNEPKPKRMPLVYAGGESEVGREAITHFADKYLMHGGTLQEIESKIADMRARRARAGLSDFQGYGMAVYMIVRDTQAEADAELARITNIKDFAAYENSYKDFTDNSNLNVEISKEEYSVSNRGLRPRLVGTPQSVAEKIRAYKKAGLDLLIVQCANMKEELEYIARNVFPLL, from the coding sequence ATGGCAGAGAAAATGCAGTTTGGCTATTGGACGCCTGTGTTTGGCAGCTGGCTTAGGAATGTAGATGATGATAGCACGCAGTGTAGCTGGGAGTATTGTCGCGATTTGGCGCTGCGTGCGGAGGCGCTAGGATACGCGCTAACGCTCGTGCCTGAGCTGTATTTGAATGATATTAAAGGGCATAGCGCGCCTGTGCTTGATGCGTGGGCGGTGGCAAATGGCTTGGCTGCGATTACTTCTAAAATTGAGATTTTAGCAGCGCTGCGCCCGCAGTATCATCAAGTAGCCATTACTGCGAAGCAAATTGCCACGATTGCGGAGATTTCAAACTATCGCTTTAGCATAAATATGGTGAGCGCGTGGTGGGAGGAGGAGGCGCGGCAATATGGCATTAGCTTTGATGCTCACGATGATAGATACACGCTCACGCGCGAATATACCGATGTTTTGCGTGGATTTTGGCGTGATACTCCTTTTAGCTATAAGGGAAAATATTTTCACTTTGAGAATGCCTACAATGAGCCAAAGCCAAAGCGTATGCCGCTGGTGTATGCAGGCGGTGAGAGCGAGGTGGGGCGAGAGGCGATTACGCATTTTGCTGATAAGTATCTTATGCATGGTGGCACGCTCCAAGAGATAGAATCTAAAATCGCTGATATGCGCGCGCGTCGCGCTAGGGCTGGATTGAGCGACTTTCAAGGCTATGGAATGGCAGTCTATATGATAGTGCGCGATACGCAAGCAGAAGCAGATGCCGAGCTAGCGCGTATTACCAATATCAAGGACTTTGCGGCGTATGAAAATTCATATAAGGATTTTACAGATAATTCAAATTTGAATGTGGAGATTAGCAAGGAGGAGTATAGCGTGTCTAATCGTGGCTTGCGTCCGCGACTTGTGGGCACGCCGCAAAGTGTGGCGGAGAAAATTCGCGCGTATAAAAAGGCTGGGCTAGACTTGCTCATCGTGCAGTGTGCGAATATGAAAGAGGAGCTTGAGTATATCGCAAGGAATGTGTTTCCGTTATTGTAA
- the ybeY gene encoding rRNA maturation RNase YbeY → MDSFIMPRLEIAEHKYDFLHALMQDIQNLALIERDLSHFYIEVIMLDSKQMQDINRVHRGIDKSTDVLSFPLALDSITDLDSINEPLCLGSVVINVQLATQMAQQLHHSVQDEISLLFIHGFLHILGYDHEQDEGEQRALEQRIIESLHLKQSLIVRAQG, encoded by the coding sequence ATGGATAGTTTTATCATGCCACGCCTTGAGATAGCAGAGCATAAGTATGATTTTCTGCACGCGCTTATGCAAGATATACAAAATCTCGCACTCATAGAGCGTGATTTATCGCACTTTTATATCGAAGTGATTATGCTAGATTCTAAGCAAATGCAAGATATTAATCGTGTGCATCGCGGCATTGATAAAAGCACTGATGTCTTAAGCTTTCCACTAGCGCTAGATTCTATAACGGATTTAGATTCTATAAATGAGCCTTTGTGCTTGGGGAGCGTGGTGATTAATGTGCAGCTAGCCACTCAAATGGCACAGCAGCTTCATCATAGCGTGCAAGATGAGATAAGCTTACTTTTTATCCATGGGTTTTTGCATATTTTAGGCTATGACCATGAGCAAGATGAGGGCGAGCAGCGGGCTTTGGAGCAGCGCATTATAGAATCTTTGCATTTAAAACAAAGCCTCATTGTGCGCGCACAAGGCTAA
- the cutA gene encoding divalent-cation tolerance protein CutA, translated as MLVIHTTASNKKEAKKLANILIESHLVPCVQYFKIKSQYVWRKRVHKQSEYLLIFKALKEHYEEIRQLIYANHSYKIPEIVSFEAKAAPTYKQWLVDNTKG; from the coding sequence ATGTTAGTTATCCACACCACTGCAAGTAACAAAAAGGAAGCCAAAAAGCTTGCAAATATCCTTATAGAATCTCATCTTGTGCCATGCGTGCAGTATTTTAAGATTAAAAGCCAATATGTATGGCGCAAACGCGTGCATAAGCAGAGCGAATACCTGCTCATATTTAAAGCGCTAAAAGAGCATTATGAAGAGATTAGGCAGCTTATATATGCCAATCATAGTTACAAAATCCCTGAAATTGTGAGTTTTGAAGCAAAAGCAGCGCCCACCTACAAGCAATGGCTAGTAGATAATACCAAAGGTTAA
- a CDS encoding cation diffusion facilitator family transporter, whose translation MNFIRALLSRQIKHYGTSVRDNKVRTPAQALKTEQKVLEVSMFSALFLAIFGIGFGIYVKSMAVMFDGFVALVSVGLGMLSVITSRYIYKEDDDVFQYGYVRFEPMVNLFKSLVLVFVCVYAFINALHSIINGGYDVEVGGAVVYSLCAFVFCALLYGYTLLYVRALESDLVKVDNTEWKIDCVLYLGALVAFGIIYWLPHLHIKRYIDPALLAILSLMLCVSPIRIAVANFKDLMMVAPKEIDEKITNIMESLSVEYGFSDYDTHVAKSGRFYMVEVNILTHKNFKPKTMQEFDDIRERIQKALEIPSYKIWLSVSFTANPQWL comes from the coding sequence ATGAATTTCATACGCGCCTTGCTCTCGCGGCAGATAAAGCATTATGGCACAAGTGTGCGGGATAATAAAGTGCGCACGCCCGCGCAAGCGCTCAAAACAGAACAAAAAGTGCTTGAAGTATCGATGTTTAGCGCGCTTTTCTTGGCTATTTTTGGCATAGGCTTTGGCATTTATGTCAAATCTATGGCGGTTATGTTTGATGGCTTTGTGGCGCTCGTAAGCGTAGGGCTAGGAATGCTAAGCGTGATTACTTCGCGCTATATTTATAAAGAAGATGATGATGTGTTTCAATATGGCTATGTGCGCTTTGAACCTATGGTGAATTTGTTTAAATCCCTTGTGCTTGTATTTGTATGCGTGTATGCCTTTATAAACGCGCTGCATAGTATCATTAATGGTGGTTATGATGTGGAAGTGGGCGGCGCGGTGGTGTATAGCCTGTGTGCATTTGTATTTTGCGCGCTGCTTTATGGATACACTTTGCTTTATGTGCGAGCTTTAGAATCTGATTTGGTGAAAGTTGATAATACAGAATGGAAAATTGATTGCGTGCTGTATTTGGGCGCACTGGTGGCGTTTGGCATTATTTATTGGCTGCCGCATTTACACATAAAGCGATATATTGACCCTGCGCTTTTGGCTATTTTATCACTTATGCTGTGCGTGTCTCCTATTCGCATAGCTGTGGCAAATTTCAAAGATTTGATGATGGTAGCGCCAAAGGAGATTGATGAAAAAATTACAAATATTATGGAATCTTTAAGCGTGGAGTATGGATTTAGTGATTATGATACGCATGTCGCGAAATCTGGGCGGTTTTATATGGTGGAGGTTAATATCCTCACACATAAGAATTTTAAGCCCAAAACTATGCAGGAGTTTGATGATATTCGTGAGCGTATTCAAAAAGCCCTTGAAATCCCTAGCTACAAAATATGGCTCTCTGTGAGCTTTACGGCAAATCCGCAATGGCTTTAG
- a CDS encoding HipA domain-containing protein, translating into MQYILKNKDIDVLCFEVQLADSTNLSTIRVRIINVFNEALLPMGIKRQSLDSISLDEALLTWIKARKIPHHRENAPYIVATYSDYGNEGVMDYIHAGFGLGLNDSYWIMPIESTPNMTKHEFMSSAHTPARWKDVNLYENAFLESVERAAFGLFAKRLQPISLSPEYTTNGMLKKCWHRSKDRICLYKASSKMFGIGGEAYSEYYMAQIARVLGFNAISYDLQMFYDEVVSVCEIFTSQDEGYVPMAQCLNARERKMRKNSQNNVIEHILRLYDKAAFEDLMLFDAIIYNADRHLGNFGMIVDNNTGAPLRPAPIFDNGLSLIATLEEAYLNDIDTALARDKSYFDIPFTEQMRLYVRERHLEHLTKLCHFEFTKHPKYNLADSILEPINKHLQRRARQAIALCEEKQQRGIYRI; encoded by the coding sequence ATGCAATATATCCTTAAAAATAAAGATATAGATGTATTGTGCTTTGAGGTGCAGTTGGCAGATAGCACAAATCTTAGCACCATAAGGGTGCGCATTATAAATGTATTTAATGAGGCGCTGCTGCCTATGGGGATAAAAAGGCAAAGTCTAGATTCTATATCATTAGATGAAGCGCTGCTTACTTGGATTAAGGCTAGGAAAATCCCACACCACAGGGAAAATGCACCCTATATCGTTGCCACATATAGTGATTATGGTAATGAGGGGGTTATGGATTACATTCACGCGGGCTTTGGCTTAGGGCTGAATGATAGCTATTGGATTATGCCTATAGAATCTACGCCAAATATGACAAAGCATGAGTTTATGAGTAGTGCGCATACTCCCGCACGGTGGAAAGATGTCAATTTGTATGAAAATGCCTTTTTAGAGAGTGTGGAGCGAGCAGCCTTTGGACTTTTTGCTAAAAGATTGCAGCCCATAAGTCTTTCACCCGAATACACCACTAATGGTATGCTCAAAAAATGTTGGCACAGAAGTAAAGATAGAATCTGCCTCTATAAAGCTTCTAGCAAGATGTTTGGCATAGGCGGCGAGGCATATAGCGAATATTATATGGCTCAAATTGCGCGCGTTTTGGGCTTTAATGCCATAAGCTATGATTTGCAAATGTTTTATGATGAGGTGGTGAGCGTTTGTGAGATATTTACTAGCCAAGATGAAGGCTATGTGCCTATGGCGCAGTGCCTCAATGCCAGAGAGAGAAAAATGAGAAAAAACTCACAAAATAATGTCATAGAGCATATTCTTAGGCTTTATGACAAGGCTGCTTTTGAAGATTTAATGCTTTTTGATGCTATTATTTATAACGCTGATAGGCATTTGGGCAACTTTGGCATGATAGTGGATAACAACACAGGCGCGCCCTTGCGTCCCGCGCCTATTTTTGATAATGGACTTTCGCTCATCGCCACTTTAGAGGAAGCGTATTTAAATGATATAGATACCGCACTTGCGCGCGATAAGAGTTATTTTGATATACCTTTCACAGAGCAAATGCGCCTTTATGTGCGAGAGCGACATTTAGAACATCTCACTAAACTTTGTCATTTTGAATTTACTAAGCACCCTAAATATAATCTTGCAGATTCTATCCTTGAGCCTATAAATAAGCATTTGCAACGCCGGGCAAGGCAGGCAATAGCATTGTGTGAGGAAAAGCAACAGCGTGGAATTTATAGAATCTAA
- a CDS encoding argininosuccinate synthase encodes MKKSDTKGKIKKVVLAYSGGLDTSVILKWLGDTYGCEVITFTADIGQGEEVEPARQKALKLGIKAENIFIQDLREEFIKDFVFPMFRANTIYEGEYLLGTSIARPLITKHLVEIAKKVGADAIAHGATGKGNDQVRFELGAYALNPDIKVIAPWREWDLNSREKLLKYAENAGIPIEKKKNKSPYSMDANLLHISYEGQILEDPNAEPEESMWRWSVSPLDAPDKAESVVIGFENGDGVSVNSKRLSPAAFWTRLNELGGKHGIGRLDLVENRYVGMKSRGCYETPGGAIYLKAHRAIESITLDREEAHLKDSIMPRYAELIYNGYWFSPERQALQALIDKTQERVSGEVRLKLYKGNVMVVGRVSQNSLFNAAYSTFEEDSVYDQKDAAGFIKLNALRFIIAGKAKVSGKGKGGAKAQGMATQNKADSAKIVQTKPAKSVKNTKK; translated from the coding sequence ATGAAAAAAAGCGACACAAAAGGCAAAATAAAAAAAGTAGTCCTCGCATACAGCGGGGGGCTTGACACAAGCGTGATTTTAAAATGGCTAGGCGACACTTATGGCTGTGAAGTCATCACATTTACCGCAGACATCGGGCAGGGCGAGGAAGTAGAGCCAGCGCGCCAAAAAGCCCTGAAACTCGGCATCAAAGCAGAGAACATTTTCATACAAGATTTAAGAGAGGAATTCATCAAAGACTTCGTATTCCCCATGTTTCGCGCAAACACGATTTATGAGGGCGAATACCTGCTGGGTACTAGCATCGCCCGCCCGCTAATCACAAAACACTTAGTAGAGATAGCAAAAAAGGTCGGCGCAGATGCCATAGCACACGGCGCCACAGGCAAGGGAAACGACCAAGTGCGCTTTGAGCTAGGCGCATATGCGCTAAATCCAGACATCAAAGTCATCGCGCCGTGGCGTGAGTGGGATTTAAACAGCCGCGAAAAACTGCTAAAATACGCAGAAAACGCAGGTATCCCAATCGAAAAAAAGAAAAATAAATCGCCCTATTCAATGGACGCAAACCTGCTGCACATAAGCTATGAGGGGCAGATTCTAGAAGACCCAAACGCAGAGCCTGAGGAGAGCATGTGGCGATGGAGCGTTTCGCCCTTGGACGCGCCAGATAAGGCAGAGAGCGTGGTTATAGGCTTTGAAAATGGCGATGGCGTGAGTGTGAATAGCAAGAGGCTTAGCCCTGCGGCGTTTTGGACGCGCCTAAATGAGCTAGGTGGTAAGCATGGCATCGGGCGGCTTGACTTGGTCGAAAATCGCTATGTGGGTATGAAGTCGCGCGGCTGCTATGAGACGCCAGGGGGCGCGATATACCTAAAGGCGCACCGCGCGATAGAATCTATCACGCTAGATAGGGAGGAGGCACATTTGAAAGATTCTATAATGCCGCGATATGCGGAGCTAATCTATAATGGATATTGGTTTAGCCCCGAGCGGCAGGCACTTCAGGCACTGATTGATAAGACGCAAGAGCGCGTGAGTGGCGAAGTGCGACTGAAACTTTATAAGGGCAATGTGATGGTGGTTGGGCGAGTGAGCCAAAACTCCCTATTTAACGCGGCTTACAGCACTTTTGAGGAGGATAGCGTGTATGACCAAAAGGACGCCGCTGGGTTTATAAAACTTAACGCCTTGCGCTTTATTATCGCGGGGAAAGCTAAGGTGAGTGGTAAAGGTAAGGGCGGGGCAAAGGCGCAGGGAATGGCTACTCAAAACAAGGCAGATAGCGCTAAAATAGTGCAAACTAAGCCCGCCAAGAGTGTTAAGAATACCAAAAAATAG
- the cysE gene encoding serine O-acetyltransferase has protein sequence MSEEINNNTPAKICDLHHKAGLWTIIKEDFCIIRQKDPAINKSIELFFNYPGLIALVHYRIAHRLHKAGFRVLARIIMGLTGFITNVDIHPAAIIGRRVFIDHATGVVIGETAEVGNDVMIYQGVTLGGTSLSKVKRHPTICDGVVIGAGAKILGNITIGENAKIGANSVVVKDVPADCTAVGIPARVIVKGRAKEAHAINKLPDIDRAVFEYLFKRIQILESTLESTNQSKAYKQAISELDALYANFLQSLK, from the coding sequence ATGAGTGAAGAGATAAATAATAATACTCCCGCCAAAATATGTGATTTACACCATAAGGCAGGATTATGGACCATTATCAAAGAGGATTTTTGCATTATTCGCCAAAAAGACCCCGCTATCAACAAAAGTATCGAGCTATTTTTTAATTACCCGGGCTTAATCGCGCTAGTGCATTATAGAATCGCTCATCGCTTGCATAAAGCGGGCTTTAGAGTGCTAGCGCGCATTATTATGGGGCTTACAGGATTTATCACTAATGTGGATATTCACCCCGCAGCCATTATCGGCAGGCGCGTATTTATCGACCACGCTACAGGCGTTGTCATTGGCGAGACGGCTGAAGTGGGCAATGATGTGATGATTTATCAAGGCGTAACGCTAGGCGGCACGAGTTTAAGCAAGGTTAAGCGCCACCCAACTATTTGTGATGGCGTAGTTATCGGCGCTGGAGCAAAGATTTTGGGCAATATTACTATTGGTGAGAATGCCAAAATTGGCGCAAACTCCGTAGTGGTTAAAGATGTGCCAGCAGACTGCACAGCAGTGGGTATCCCCGCACGCGTTATCGTCAAAGGACGCGCCAAAGAAGCCCATGCCATTAACAAACTGCCTGATATTGATAGGGCTGTGTTTGAATACCTTTTCAAACGCATACAGATTCTAGAATCTACTTTAGAATCTACCAACCAAAGCAAGGCGTATAAGCAAGCCATTAGCGAGCTTGATGCGCTTTATGCTAATTTCTTGCAATCTTTAAAGTAG
- a CDS encoding nucleotidyl transferase AbiEii/AbiGii toxin family protein, with translation MPKNNAPQHNTSQHYAQKLEFMRSILPYFSEGFVLKGSGALGLFYGLNRYARDLNFDSMSEHLNFMECLEAHKDFKRWRICEQRESETSFSVVIEYGLDLEARDSLKIESSAIYSAFLRHNYLDVDNILGVKVYALHELIAMKKWAFGNKERIRDLYDLHFLLEHYPQYFDKNTLLDMYMQISYMEASTIEARLNADVAAGKIVFVDTSTKLDTAYFAQNMLAKISQMLKGKAK, from the coding sequence ATGCCCAAAAATAACGCACCACAGCACAATACCTCACAGCATTACGCGCAAAAGCTTGAGTTTATGCGCTCTATTTTGCCCTATTTTAGTGAAGGCTTTGTGCTAAAGGGCAGTGGGGCTTTGGGGTTGTTTTATGGGCTAAATCGCTATGCTAGGGATTTAAACTTTGATAGTATGAGCGAGCATCTTAATTTTATGGAGTGCTTAGAGGCGCATAAGGATTTTAAACGCTGGCGCATTTGCGAGCAGAGGGAGAGTGAGACAAGCTTTAGCGTGGTGATTGAGTATGGTTTGGATTTAGAGGCGCGCGATAGTTTAAAGATAGAATCTAGCGCGATTTATAGCGCATTTTTGCGCCATAATTATTTAGATGTGGATAATATCTTGGGTGTCAAAGTCTATGCCCTACACGAGCTTATAGCGATGAAAAAATGGGCTTTTGGCAATAAAGAAAGAATAAGGGATTTGTATGATTTGCACTTTTTACTTGAGCATTATCCACAATATTTTGATAAAAATACACTCCTTGATATGTATATGCAAATAAGCTATATGGAGGCTAGCACTATTGAGGCGCGGCTTAATGCCGATGTAGCAGCAGGCAAGATTGTGTTTGTAGATACTAGCACTAAGCTTGATACGGCGTATTTTGCGCAAAATATGCTTGCAAAAATATCCCAAATGCTTAAAGGCAAGGCAAAGTAA